CAGTGTATGTAAGGTCATGGAACATGGAGCAATTATTTCTATATAGGGTaagctaaagaaaaaatgtatacggtatgtataaaatataaacacatttattacactCAACTtttagagcagtatttctcaatcagggttcctccagaggttgttagggattcattgaactgtggctgattgacctccaatgTGATGgatctggggccaacaccacttgctAGAGCCAGCTGCATTACTGGATTACTGGATTTAAAGGTCTACAAAAGGTGGTACTCTAGCcacaactgtgtgtgtgtgtgtcaaactACCTAGGTTTCCTGATATCTCATGTGCACTCTATGGGTGAGTATCTGAtcctgcacacctgctgtggtCAATATGCGGGGCTCCCACTGGTGTAGttggattgtttttattttatattagaatgcAGAAAGGGGTGACTGGTACACATTATGTTGGGTAGGAGCCCTTAACCTACTAAGCGTAACTGAGTTAGAAGTTTGGGCATCCTCATTTTGGTGTATCCAAGATGTAAAAGAAGCCTGGGGATGGCAAACCTAAATCCTCTGACTGCTAATACAATTTTTCTGTATGCATTTTACCTCTATAAAGCATTAACATCCTAGAGTTTACATGGGGTCAGATTTAGTGCTATGGCAGCTAAGCAGGACAAGGGGAAGGGTAAGGACCAGTGGGAAAGGAGTACTCTATTAAGAAAACCTGTCAATTTTGCCTTGCCTCTTTTATCTTTTGTTAAAGGTGAATCCCAGTCTTTCCTTCACCTCTCCTGTACTGACGTACTACAATATGCATCATAAACTGCAGCAATCAGACAGTCCAACTGCAGCAAACAATCAGTCCACTTTATTGGCCTCCTATTGTCCTTATTGTCCACCTTATTGTCTCTGgcccatcattttttatttatcacattCCATTTCAGTTTATTCAATTATCATCACATGTTGGCATTATTTATGGAGGTCTACATGCAAATGCAACCTGGCTTGAAAAACCTACTCCTGCAGACCTACATTCACGCATCAAGGCGTATTGATGTTTGCATACCTCCAAGTGCCAACACAGGGATTGTGTCAGGGTTCAGGGCCCTTAGGAGAAGTACTGGGGCTGGGTGCTGGTTTCAGAAAGCAAAGGTCTGCCTGCACTGCATAGAGACACACAAGAACCCAATGATTATGCCAATGAGTCTAAAATGAGGCatgaaatgaaaatagaaatttttaaatataggatTTACAGCTGTCAAAGCAGTGCTTGAAGATACCACTGTTAATAGAAGAGACACTAGTTTTCTAGTAGCACACCTTGGCACCATTCTTAACATTGACTTGCCTGCCTTTCACTTTAATATGCATCATAGAACAACTTTATATTTGGATGCTGATCCTTGTATGTACCAGGTATGGTTCCCTACAGACCTCTATGTCTGTAATGGAAGGCTGCATTGAACTGGCAGCTAATAACTTTGCTCTGTCTGGACACTACAGATAATTAATCAAACAGCTGTGAAAGAGCAAATTTAGTATTATGTTGTAATTCATTACATTTGTCCAGACACTGACGGACTCGGCAAGAAACATGCTGCTTCATTTACTTAATGAGGTGCCATGTGTCCAAACATGCTTTTCTTGGTGACTACATAGTGCCTTTAACCTGTTAAATTCATAGGTGTTGTATGCTCAAATACATACTAATGATCATTAAGAATATAAACCACATCATTTACATTTGTAGtgagtaaagattttttttttaatttattttcaagcaCAGAAGTCTATTGCTTCACGTGTTACTGCTTTAGATGCCTCCACCATGATGACCTCAGAGGGTAGGTAGGAGCTATGAATTCCAACATTTCCAAACAGTTTTCTTTGCTATTGGGTGGATGGAAGAAACTggtataaaaatgttgtattaattTTGTCTGGGgacatacactgatcagccaacaCGTTAGCTTGTCAAGGTATGGGATATATTAGGTAGCAAGGAAATAGTCATGGGCCAAATTATGAGGTCTAGATGAAAGGGTCGGAGCATCTCCAAAAAGGTAAGTCGTGTGGGGTGTTCCTGGAATGCAATGGTTACTACTACCTAACAGAAAAGGCCAATAAAAAGAAAGCTGAGTAGTAAGCCCAGTAAGAGGGCCATGGGTGCTCATGACTTGAGGCAAAGGTGTCAAAACCTACAGTGCATTGCAACTTTCCTTTAAGAGATTTCAGTAGTTGCAGACCTGTAATAGTGCCCATGCCATTCCCTGTTTACCGCCAAAAGCAACTATATTGGGCACAAGTCATACCCCTACTGGTGATAGGCATGGGtatggtattttgttttcattggttCATGTACATGAGAATGCTTTGGTACAGGAGCATGCACCTTGGGTTGGGACTTTTGCCAGGAAACTATTTGACACCTCCATAGTTTGTGGCTTAGTGTTGTGACTTTTGCCCACTATTCCGTTTTGTCTGCCCATTATTATTTACCTGAACTGGCTAGTTTTGAATGCAGTTCTCCATGTCTCTTACCAATCTTATGCCACTTGGGAACTCTCCTGCTTAttgcctgctctgacctctgcTATCTCTGGATATGCAATCTTTTCTTTCATGTGTGTGCTATTATCTCTCATCCTCTTGCATCAAACATTTCTAGCCTGTCCATTGTTTGACCCTGGTGGTGCCAACTTAGGGCATTGTAACTTTACGAATCTGCTGCTaatgtcttggtgccagataTACCTTTAAAAGTCTTGTGGAGTCCATACCTAAATGGGTCAGAGCCATTGTTGGAAAAACAAGAGGATTAACACCATACTAAACAgttagttttattgttttagtggATCCGTGTATAAAATATGACATGTGTGCTAAAACTTGATTATTTTGCTTTAGATTTTAGGTTAAAGTGTATGCATAGCTAAAACTTTTATACTAAGTaggaaaacctttaaaaaaaagagaggacaTATCTCCCTAAAGTGAGGGTAATTCCCATTTTCAGGAGTTGCCACTAGCACATTTTTCCTCATTGGAAGATACCCCCTACCTATTGCTCTTGTGACAACTCTAAACTTCCTTTTCATTGAGAATGGTCACCAGTGCAAATAGTGAGATATATCTCCggataagaaaaaacaaatataaaaaataaatttatatataaaaataattttataaataaaaaaaaacaactgtcagAAGTTCAAGAcccttatatttttatgtatttttagaaaatgtttgcacattttccATCCTTTTTGTATTCACACAACATTTTAAGAAAGTGATGGCAGCCTAAATGTTTTATATGAGATTCTTGGAGCTCTGGGCACTCCAATGCAGTTTTTCTCAACAAgggttgagcaatgagcaatttgtgtcactcaggtcagtttactagaaaccaatgatctttttggctacttGAATGGCTGGCAGCCTTCTCACTAGCAATGTAGCAGCCTTTCCtcttattgaccaccacactaataaactataagctgtggatatagtaattatagtaggggttccccaaagaggtgaaaattatttcaaggggttcatacatgttaaaaaaaggttgagaaacactgctccattGCATACACTCCACTGAAGCCCCTTctatatgttttgctttttcttaATGCTTGTCTTGCCAAAAGTCATCAGAACAGTTACAAAATGTGTAATAGTAATaccttaataataatagtaatagttaaGCTCCCAATGTCTTCTCAAAAAGAGTATATAAAAGGTCCGATCAGAAAAGAACaaacaatccaaatataaaaattaacacTGATTTATTTGCACACCTAAAATACATAGATCATCAGCATTTTATATTTCTCACATCACATATCTAATTGCAGCTGTAAAGTTGAatggaatatttaaaaatcttcatgagctcctatttttgttcttgttattaGCAATATTTGTACTCTAAAGGAaccttcattttttaattgtgtggTGCAGTGGTGAGAAGTGggacattttattaaatagttCAAGTTATGCAGTTATAAGACCATCACAGACCATCACATCAACAATGGAGTAACACTTTAATTTTAAGGAACCCTAAATGTTTATtcattccctgttttatgtatttagtgTAAAAATAAGTATCTCTTATTTTTGAAAACACAGACAAACATGCAAAATGACATGTCATAGCCATGTCATATCATACTTACACATATATAGGaagatagaaaatacatttaaatacatgtattgtaacaataaaatgACCCGTAGGATAAACATGAAAATCAACAatgcaagtaaataaaacatgGAATTTGATTAACTTGTTATGCAATCAAATGGGAAGTAATTTTCATACCGTCCTAGAACATATGAATAGGGTATTGTATATAGAACTTACTCATTGCTTATACTTATTTATTATGATAGTGTATTCTCACGCTCATTCTTAATAACAATTGCTCTTTACCCATACTGAATGTACTGATAAATAAACTCTAATAGTATCCCTATGATCACTACTAGATTTCATGCCAAAATTTCATGCCAAAAACAAGCTCAGATACCAACCCTGACCAACATGCTCCATTATAATTTAGTCTATCAAAAGTGTCTTGTGCATCAAAGATGACATTAGTTTTTAGAGTCTGAATATTTCCCTCCatttcctgcccccccccctccccaatttGGGGACAGTTTTTGGATTTAACCATGCAGCTATTTAGTGTCTACTTAGGTACAGGGCGTAAAAAAACAATAGACAACCTGCCTGCCACCACCAAATGCTGGATGAATTAAATGGAGGTTTACATGGCCGTTAAACAAACTCAGACCTGGATTATCAAGCAGTGCTGGTTATGGATACAAAATTGTACCTTACAATGCAAGCTCCAATCCTTTTGTCATCAAccatattatatgtaatatggtTGATGACAAAGATAAGGCAAAGAGCCTTATGACTCCACTCAGCAGCCTCTGTACCCAATCTGCCCTCATTCCCAAAAGGGTTACCTTGTTGGACCTCAACCTTTTACTCTTGGCATTGGCTTTATGGCAAATAGGCCCTGCAATTATTTTAGGCTCATACCAGAGCAGCCTAAATATAACCAGAGCTGCTAAAAAAAGGCAATCTCCCCAAACATGATCTGATTTGACAAAGTGACCCCCCCTTTCTTTTCTGATGAAAGAATATGCAAGACTTTGCAGCAAAGAAAACAGTCTGGTATTTGTGCATGTACTGCACTTAGTAGTCATCATCACTATCATTAGCCTCTATATGTTTAAATGGTGGAAACCTAATAGGCAGTTCCCTCCAATTGTCCAGAGTATCTTTAGTCATTTTCTGATCCTCGTACTTAATGACAAAATTGCGTATCTTAACACATGGTAGGTCCAATCCTTTATGCACCATCATCGTTCCCCatgtctacaaaaaaaacaaagtaaaacaagcTGTTATGAATAAAACTGCAATGGTATAACCTTGGTCTCCTCACTTTCATGGACACCCCAAATATGTGAAAATGAAGCTGTATGTACTAAAAGTTTTACTGCTTAAGCATGACTCATTTTACGACTACTTACCCGACCACAGTCCTTGCAGATTATTTCACCGTTTATTTGGTAATCAGCAAGTTTTTCTTGAagtgttttattttcacatgttTTAAACTGCTccctaaaagacaaaaatacaggTATTAAGGTATTATATCGGTCACTTTACAAGGTTACTGTTAGTTCAGGAAATGTAAGTATAGGCTGAGAAATTTATGACCTGAAAATGACTGTAGAAAAAACAGTAGATGGTGCTATTTCCTATTCCAAAGTGTGTAACAAAGTCTTTCCATGTAGTTTAATATAAGAGTTTGTTAACCAACTTAAATGAGGACACAGCGCTTTAGTGGTGGTCAACAACCTTATCTGGTCAACAACCTTATGGCTTATCATAAttactcaaaagtacaaaataatttaacctgtaaaaatatacaaacagccTGTGTGatttaaatgtttcttctctTGAAATCAGATTTTAAATTTAACACACAATGTATGTATTAATTCACAATCATTTTATTGCAATTCCTATTGATTACCGTTTTCAATGTTAGCAGAGGCAGCTACagtttgtgccctaggtttaaactcgagtcaatgtagtttctctgttttttattttaggtatatatgACAATACAGTCATCACATCTAAGGaatggaaagctgcaatatattatattttggatttttgggtttagatatgttttaacaGCCTAGCAGCACCACATTTGCACAGCAGAAAGCATTTTTCACACATTGCtaccagaaatatattttacaactaTACTATACAGTTATACTAAGCTAAGTTTGGACCAGTTGGGGGGAAGGCATTTTGTATAATGTCAGTTGCGAGAGGTGATACTAGCAGAGGGGTGTTGCTTTAAATGAAAGCCAGAATTAAGAACAAGAGTACAGTTATCTCTTTTCCCccaaaagtacattaaaaaaccTAAATGGACCCCCAACCTTGGGAATCTTGATTCAGAGATTTGGCCACTGTAGTCTAATGCCCTCTTCAATCCATGTTGGTAGTTGTAAaccatagtgatgtcattagCTAGTAAAGGAGGGGCTTCCAACAATATATCCATAGACTACCACTGGCCCGCCTACAACCATTAGAAGTCCTACTACCTATTCActcccttttttgttgtttttttatcataataatgGAGTAAATGATGGAGCCACTTTTGTTCCATTGCGGTAATTATTATCCTATCAAAAGTGACAATCAATAATTATGGCATTCTccacttttaaagcagaaaatgctTCTTGTGAACTACAAAATGGTAATCGCCATCATTCAAGAGGGAAGTCGGCGATCCTACTAACAAGTAACAATTTTTGCAACTGACTGACATTTTGGGGCAAACAGACTGTtcaccagaaaaatgtttttttatgtataaacaaTGCCATTTTTGACAAACAGCCTGTTCCTTCCAGACTTCTAATGTGTGCTTCATGGTTTCTGAGAAAACAAACACTGAgttatcagttgaaaaaaaaaatcctcctgcctgaaaaaaatagaaatgtagaTACTTACTTAAATTTTGGGTCTGAAATGACATGATGCATGTTTTCTATCACACGAATATCACTACCAGAAAAGGCGAGCTTCTGGCACTTTCTGCATAGGAAGGTCACCATATGTGGGTTCTGCTGGTACACTTTACGCATGTCTTTCAGTTTCTTCACTCTTTTCTCAACAATGTTTTGGCTCTGGAATTCTCTAAtctgtcataaaaataaattcaaaatattaatttattcgaaataaagtcaaaacttttttttataaaaaagtttgaataaaagTGTTCTCCACCGGCAAATGTTAATATAACCTTTgaaggaaataaatgttttcGTAGGTCCAGGCTCTGCTAACCTGACCTTCAGTAACAGACATGGAGGATAGGAATGAAGTTTCACTGAACCATAAGTGAAGTCAGAACCAGGGATGATAACCCTGAAGAGTGgccctttaaaatgtaatgccaGAGGATAAAGAGGCATCATGGTAACTAGGGGGTGGCCAATAATGGAAGCCATACATTTTGCAATCCTGATTTCATTAAATGGCCTACAGTatatgtgttataaataaaaaagaaaatgtggctAAGTTACCTTTTCCATAAACACTTCAGGAGGCATCTGTTGCACTTTTTGGATGGCTTTGTACATCATGCTTTCTCTGTATTCATTGACACTGTCATGTTCAGCAGCTCCCGATGAATTGGAAGCAACCAGTACAAGCTTGCTGGCCCCTGCTCTAGCTCGCCCACGGGCCTGGTGgagcaaaaggaaacaaaaaagtcaaagaaTGATAACAATGCAGAGCAggtcttgtttgtttttttaaagaggtgTAGAGAGTCCTCAATCCTTCCCATCCAAAGCAGCAGCGATTGGAAGGACAAAGAATGTAAATATAAGCAGGTCGGGTAGGTTGGATTGTCAAAaggtcctctcccttttctttgATTAGGCGAAATGATGGTCTTTATTAGCAAAAAGCTACAGTCAAGCAACCCAGATGAGTCtaccaatcagaaatcagcttTCAGAACTTAAAAATGTtactatacatttacataaattaatcCTTTAGCAAACATTGTTAATTCCAGCATATCATAAGAAAAAACCTTATAATCCATGATTACCTTGATGTGAAATTCCAGGTTGTCACCATCCCTTTCTAAATTCCAAGACTCCCTTATGGCCAGTAAGGATGTCAACCATTTGAAATGGCCATCAAAAAGGTTTAAAGAGAAAGTGTTGGGAGAAGCCTGACTTTTACAGAAAAACTTGCATATGGAGTTAACACCGGATATCTGGATATTGGATTGACTGACATGTGacttttattaaaagaaacttACTGTTTTATTCATAGTTTCAATAGGTTATGTAACACGTTTATTTGAATGTGACCATGCTCTTAGCCTATGTCTACCCTGATATAAAAGGTAATTTGGGAAGTCTTTTTTGATCAATCTGGCCACCCTTGGAAATAGCAGAAAATAGAAGGTTGAAAATTGTGCTCCGCAGAAAAGCTGCTACCACTTTGCAACCTTGACATCATCCATAGTCTTTTAAACTATCAGAGAAGCCTTGAGTAAACTAGACAGACCTAACATAAAATACCAGTCTTCCCTGGCCACTACCAGGTGTCCTTGGTAGGCATGGACTCCAACACTCCCAGCGAAAATAGAAAATCTATTGTGGGCACACCAATAGATTACCACATCAATGCACATTACTATATCCCTTTTATCTTAGTAGGCCCTCAATGTACGTGACAGGCCAAAGAACATGAAACACACAAACATGGGTGTCCAGCCACCATTCCAGCACAATATGAAATGAGTACTGTGTGCAGCACTTTAACCTTACATATAGAGTTGTTCCCAGTACTGTGTTTCCTAATGATTTTAGACTGTGTTTTGATGATAAGGATAAGGGGACAGACCTGGCACATGGAGAGTAATGGCCAGCATGGGAGACACCCATTCACTTGTCAACCAATCAAGCAGATTTTGTTAAGAAATGTCACATATATTAGAATAGTGTGAATACACATACCTGCATCATAGCAATTTCATTAACTATCCGACCATACATGATCACTATATTGCACTCTGGGATATCGAGACCTTCTTCAGCCACACTAGTCGCAATAAGTAGGTTGATGTCTCCAGTGCTAAATTTATGGATCACTTTCTTTTGTTCATTCTAAAAAGAGATGATTACGGCATATTATAGTATATCTTCACAATCTACCATCTTACGTGATTTTACTCATATTCACAGAGTTCCCAAAGAGTTGCTGAAGCACTGATAATACAGCTAACGTATAACAGTGAAGAATGAACGAAGCACGGGAATTATCAACTAACTGGACTTTTAAAGCTAAGTAGACGCGTCAGATGATTGGTGAAAATTGTACATGAGTACAGCAGTCCAGCAACATCGCCACCATAGCGGATTGATGAAGGTTTGATTGAGAGTGACCACTGTGCATAGAGCAGAAAAGCACTCATTCGTTCATCTTCCAtgtttgttcatttatttgtttgtgatcatttccagcaacaaccATCTGAACCCTATCTGACATCTGCATGGACCTTCACAGGACCAACAGATTTTTGTTAGCACGtaatgaacaaatataacaaaatggtTTCAATGGCATATTTAATGGGGGGCAAATAGAGGTTTCctgttagagtttacatacacgTTAACTATTTCAGCTTTGTACTGCTCTTGGACCAGAGCAAATTTTTATGttacttatataaatattgttttgaaaatgtatttcagtttattgtgaactatagaaaaaagtaaaaactgtaaacaaaaaaacattttctcccaTTTTGTCCATTGTTAGTTTTagaaaaattcatatatttaggACCAGCCAGAGGCACACGCACAGGAGTGTGCTATCTTGAATGCTTTTTTTGCCATTGATTGCCATTGCCTTTTATTTACGTTGCTAAAGCTTAAACTCAAactttacataaagaaaaattgtaagcGGGATGTTTATTGACCATACACACCTGTCTATTCACagtcttttctgaaatgtacattgAGCTGGATGTTCTCAGTGTACAGAGTCAGGTATCCTCACATATCCCAGGCTGATGGTAACAAATTAACATCATGCTGGTCTGGCCAAAACAAGAGAACCAAAGACCTTGATGAAGTCGGGGTAAAGATGGCGTTACTGGTGCAAGAAGAGGTTTGCGTACAGACAAACAGGcagctaagtttattttattgcagaagggacgtcacctgtcttttctgcaataagcatcCAACAACCTATAATTGTTTAGTTCCAAGAATAAAAAGCTTGACAGTATTAGTAACCATAGTTTAGAATCTGTACAGCTCAGCAAAGCATACCTGAGTCATGGATTTCACATCTGTGTCACTATTGCCCCCTGCCCCAATCAGGAAATGTGCGCGGATGCCCACTTCTTTAAACTTCTCATTGTCGCTGATCCACTGACACAGGGCAACAGCGCATTGACGTGTCTTTGTGAATACAATTCCTCTGGCTTTGCCATTCGCAGTGAATTCCTCCATTATTGCTCTTCTGAGCTTAGCAAGTTTctcattttcatattcttccttcGCAGCTAAACTACggagttttttcttttcctctacaGATATCACAAGCAAAGAATAAACTACATaagttaaatattattaaaatgtactgCATTTATAAAGGTTTAGAACTGTAAGAAAATACATACCACTCCCTCCCTGCTGTTAAAATCCtttgttatagaaaaaatatatgaaaaaaaatcatggcaatATATAGGCAATATTGCAGCATTTTGTTACCAGGGGATGGGGTGGACATATATGTAGAACTTGCATATGGTTAAAGAATGATTTGGGAAGCAGGTATGGTGAACAAAATAATATGCTTACTGTAAAAAAGATCTAAGAGGTATATATCGGTCTTGTCAATCTTTTTAGATCCTTCAGTGTCATCATCCTGCAGGAGCatgatctttttcttttcttcattgtaAAACTTTTCCAGGTGATTTAATGAATCCTTCATACGGATGGTGTCACTAATCTGCAGAGCATCATTATATTGCTTCAAGTGATTGGCACAAACATTTTGGGTGCGATTGCCTTCTTTGGCAGCTATAAATattaacagaaaaatatgttGTTATATCTGTTGGTTTGTTTAACAAGAGAAATTAGGATAGATGAGAAGTGCAGAAATGAGAGGCATAATCCCTCAACCATGGTAGAATGGAATCTGATTGTTTGATATaaagggcatgatttattaaagctcttcaagtctaGAGAATATGGACTGTcatgcgtgatccagcaaacctgaaatggatcaggtccaggattgagaacatttgccaactaatagcaaatgattttttatttcaatatttttattcaaatttttgaaATGTGGTTACATTAAAAGAATcaaatttacattgaaaaaattaaacaagTCAGCCAAAGGCTATAAGGGGGCAAACTAAGAAAGAGGTCAACAAATAAAGGGAAATGAGGGGAATGGGATAAGGGAAAGGAACAAACAAAAAGCTTCTATACTGGAGAAAGTCCAAAGTCACAATTTGATATCTAGGGATCCCATGTGAGTTCAAAAACATTCGGAGTGTCCCTGATGGTATATGTAAGTTTGTCATTAATCATAATCCAATTGAGCTTGGTGTACAGGGCCACAATGGTAATGGTAGTTATTTCCAGGCTTTGGCTATTGCAATGTGAgctgctaataaaatatatttaggtaacTTTTTGGTGTAATTTGGCTATGGTGAACAGATCCTGCTGAACAGAACACGTTCAGTGTTTGGTATAGACATTGCAGTAATCATGTAAATCAagtacaaattttacaaatttttaattattggACATGACCACTAAATATGTTCCATTGACCTGGTGTGTCCACATCCCCTGAAACATAATGGTGAGGATCCTGGGAATATCTTTGCTAAACTATCTGTACCTAAGTACCAGCAGAGCATAGTTTTGATATTCAATTCGATTAGggacacatttaataaaatctaaGCCAAATTACTCGCAGTCTTGTACCATATGTCTATATCCCAAACCTCTTCAAGATCCCTCTTCCAGTTTTTTATATAGACAAATTTAGTAGAGGGGGAGGAAACTGTTGTATAGATATGTGTCCTCTGAAACCTTCAATAGACTTACATGAgtatagtaaatgatttttaagaattccattctaggtttgctggatcgccaaagttctcccatgaaagtctatcttccccagtcttgaaaaTCAAGCCCATAGTTTGATGATGAATGTCATCCAGGTAAAACTTTTGCTTAAGACGTGAAACCTCAGACTGAAGCCTCAGGACTTAAGGAGACCCTGTTAGGTCCATAAACAAACCTAGATTCCAGTAGCCTGTAAGACCTTTCATACTAACCTCTTGGCATGCCACAAGCCTATCCTTCTTCCCATTCCAGCACTGAAGCTTCTGTCAATGCCTTACGAATATCATACTTCTGGGAGAGTCAGAAGCCTACATCTCCTGCTGTGCAGCATGGTTCAATCCCCTGACTCTTAGATTACCGCAGGACACAGTATGACACAGAAATTAGAGGACAGAAACAAAGCACACGGGGTGAATGGCTGGAGCACAGGCATCTGACACTCCTAGAACTTTTAAATGCTCAGGTCACTGATGAAGGCACACACAGAGTACCGGAATCTAGATTCAATTTAAGTCCTGGCAGGGTCCCATTACCTAAAAGGATGGTATTAACATGTTCTCCAATGTGTACTAATGGGCAGAATTCCAGCTACTTGTCACATGACTGAGCTGAAAACTTTCCTTGCCAATCTGTTTGCAGGAAACAGCAAACAGATTACAGTCTATGTTTGGGAATGACCCAACCTGCAGAATACCACCATATAGGTCACATTACCTATAGTGGCATCATACCATTTGAGTGTTCCAAAtgttaaatatactaaataatactgtggttaataataataaattaggtttacctgatttttctttctggatcacccattgTTCATATGATTGTGTTCCATGTTCAGATGTTGAAGATAATTCTCCATAATTTTCAATCTCCACCATCATCTTCTTGAGTTGATCTCCGAAAggattctgtaaaataaatgccaatataaaaatatgactAAACTGGGGTTCTTATTCTTAACCTCATTA
The Pyxicephalus adspersus chromosome 7, UCB_Pads_2.0, whole genome shotgun sequence genome window above contains:
- the IFIH1 gene encoding interferon-induced helicase C domain-containing protein 1 isoform X2, with the translated sequence MLYRIAVYVFAPMATLCMFVHLNPLMKPYGKASGCNEKNESQDSATKCTSISQDGEGISNGNLDSENHNVTDDSRQHELAYSEGSTQPAECNAACEPQESKKNLQDDKMNCDVPEVEKHVQTDNSLLSSSFAESSASDLDVSLSELSLNKTSENGEMSHEADDESTDRASPIPEITLRDYQMEVARPALEGENVIICLPTGSGKTRVAVYITRDHLDKRRAKGLPAKAIVLVNKVPLVEQHFRNEFYPYLKHSYNVTKISGDSQLKISFPNVVRKNDVIICTAQILENSLIQAAENEEGVSLSDFSLLIIDECHHTHKDGVYNNIMLRYVKQKRRNKKICKIEDPTQMVSLPQVLGLTASPGVGGANHVKKAEEHILRICANLDSRVMTVKENIDQLERQVKLPFKQVDIAEDKKKNPFGDQLKKMMVEIENYGELSSTSEHGTQSYEQWVIQKEKSAAKEGNRTQNVCANHLKQYNDALQISDTIRMKDSLNHLEKFYNEEKKKIMLLQDDDTEGSKKIDKTDIYLLDLFYKEKKKLRSLAAKEEYENEKLAKLRRAIMEEFTANGKARGIVFTKTRQCAVALCQWISDNEKFKEVGIRAHFLIGAGGNSDTDVKSMTQNEQKKVIHKFSTGDINLLIATSVAEEGLDIPECNIVIMYGRIVNEIAMMQARGRARAGASKLVLVASNSSGAAEHDSVNEYRESMMYKAIQKVQQMPPEVFMEKIREFQSQNIVEKRVKKLKDMRKVYQQNPHMVTFLCRKCQKLAFSGSDIRVIENMHHVISDPKFKEQFKTCENKTLQEKLADYQINGEIICKDCGRTWGTMMVHKGLDLPCVKIRNFVIKYEDQKMTKDTLDNWRELPIRFPPFKHIEANDSDDDY